The Vicia villosa cultivar HV-30 ecotype Madison, WI linkage group LG1, Vvil1.0, whole genome shotgun sequence genome includes a region encoding these proteins:
- the LOC131623688 gene encoding dof zinc finger protein DOF3.1-like, producing MGLSSKQVSSRDVDWNQTLLQDQTLELPKASPMRKQQHQQQQNHQHQLEVVNCPRCDSTNTKFCYYNNYNKSQPRHFCRACKRHWTKGGTLRNVPVGGVRKNKRVKKSTTISTSSKTTISTSSKTTITTPTTTTSTSDTKTTPSMYEPLIHPPSFFPSQNLMNTRDSSQGNNEEFGIGNGIFLSSSMDLPQNQSLIFPFSNSSSLRSSNAYNYGEEIKAMEDSSLNNTVMPSTSGADAGAGAITQPWENIPATGNSGMEMSNYWSWEDIDSLVSTDLNVPWDDSDIKP from the coding sequence ATGGGTTTGAGTTCTAAACAAGTTTCTAGTAGAGATGTTGATTGGAACCAAACCTTGTTACAAGATCAAACCTTAGAACTACCAAAAGCTTCACCTATGagaaaacaacaacatcaacaacaacaaaatcatcaacatcaactaGAAGTTGTGAATTGTCCAAGATGTGATTCTACAAACACCAAATTTTGTTACTACAACAATTACAACAAGTCTCAACCTCGTCATTTCTGTAGAGCTTGTAAGAGACATTGGACTAAAGGTGGAACTCTAAGAAATGTTCCTGTTGGTGGTGTTAGAAAGAACAAAAGAGTAAAAAAATCAACTACTATTAGCACCTCCTCAAAAACTACTATTAGCACCTCCTCAAAAACTACTATTACCAcccccaccaccaccacctccacctccgATACCAAAACCACACCTTCTATGTATGAACCTCTCATTCATCCACCATCTTTTTTTCCATCTCAGAATCTGATGAATACTAGAGATTCATCACAAGGTAATAATGAAGAGTTTGGTATTGGTAATGGTATCTTTCTAAGTTCATCTATGGATTTACCTCAAAACCAAAGCCTCATATTCCCATTCTCAAACTCAAGCTCTTTGAGATCATCCAATGCATATAACTATGGTGAAGAGATAAAAGCCATGGAAGATTCATCTCTTAACAACACTGTAATGCCAAGTACTAGTGGAGCTGATGCCGGTGCTGGTGCTATTACACAGCCATGGGAGAATATTCCAGCAACAGGAAATAGTGGCATGGAAATGTCAAACTATTGGAGTTGGGAGGATATTGATTCTTTGGTCTCTACTGATCTTAATGTTCCTTGGGATGACTCTGATATCAAACCCTAA
- the LOC131644965 gene encoding uncharacterized protein LOC131644965, with product MPAESLVNQNGGHATTPNSSSTSLKKPKESDRRRRRRRQKKNKKPSEKTTPNTNEDSGDAKENTDPKQVVEQVEIDYVAEKVDLSEGLDEEFRKIFEKFAFSDVTASEETDKKDEATENAATKKKADSDSDSDDEDNEDEQKEKGGVSNKKKKLQRRMKIAELKQVSSRPDVVEVWDATAADPKLLVFLKSYRNTVPVPRHWCQKRKFLQGKRGIEKQPFQLPDFIAATGIEKIRQAYIEKEDSKKLKQKQRERMQPKMGKMDIDYQVLHDAFFKYQTKPKLTSLGELYHEGKEFEVKLREMKPGMLSHELKEALGMPEGAPPPWLINMQRYGPPPSYPHLKIPGLNAPIPAGASFGYHPGGWGKPPVDEYGRPLYGDVFGVQQQDQPNYEEEPVDKTKHWGDLEEEEEEEEEEEEEEEEEEMEEEELEDGTQSVDSLSSTPTGVETPDVIDLRKQQRNKEPERPLYQVLEEREEKIGAGSLLVPGHTYVVATGAQDKSGAKRVDLLKGQKSDKVDVTLLPEELEAMENVLPAKYEEAREEEKLRSQREDFSDMVAENEKKRKRKMQEKDGKSKKKDFKF from the exons ATGCCAGCGGAGTCGCTTGTCAACCAGAACGGCGGCCACGCCACCACTCCCAATTCTTCCTCCACATCTCTCAAGAAACCAAAGGAAAGCGATCGACGCCGCCGTCGCCGGAGGCAGAAGAAAAACAAGAAACCTTCCGAGAAGACAACTCCTAACACTAACGAAGATAGCGGCGATGCTAAGGAGAATACTGATCCGAAGCAG gttGTTGAACAAGTTGAAATTGACTATGTAGCAGAGAAGGTAGACCTATCTGAAGGCCTGGATGAagaatttagaaaaatatttgagaaatttgctttctctgaTGTCACTGCTTCGGAA GAAACTGATAAGAAAGATGAGGCCACAGAAAATGCAGCTACTAAAAAGAAGGCtgactctgattctgattctgatgatgaagataaTGAAGATGAGCAAAAAGAAAAAGGCGGCGTATCTAACAAGAAGAAAAAG CTTCAACGAAGAATGAAAATTGCTGAACTGAAACAAGTTAGCTCAAGACCTGATGTTGTAGAG GTTTGGGATGCTACTGCGGCAGATCCAAAGTTACTGGTGTTTTTGAAATCCTATCGGAATACTGTTCCTGTACCTAGGCATTGGTGTCAAAAGAGAAAGTTTTTGCAG GGAAAACGGGGTATTGAGAAACAACCCTTTCAGCTTCCTGATTTCATTGCTGCCACTGGAATTGAGAAAATCAGACAG GCTTATATTGAGAAAGAGGACAGTAAAAAGTTGAAACAAAAGCAAAGGGAACGCATGCAACCTAAAATGGGAAAAATGGATATTGACTACCAG GTTCTTCATGATGCATTTTTTAAGTATCAGACAAAGCCAAAACTGACATCCCTTGGGGAGTTGTATCATGAAGGAAAAGAATTTGAG GTAAAATTGAGGGAGATGAAACCAGGCATGTTATCACATGAGTTGAAAGAAGCTCTTGGTATGCCTGAGGGCGCTCCTCCTCCATGGCTTATTAATATGCAG AGATACGGTCCTCCACCATCATACCCCCATCTGAAGATCCCGGGACTGAATGCACCCATACCTGCTGGAGCTAGTTTTGGTTATCACCCTGGTGGTTGGGGCAAGCCTCCCGTTGATGAA TATGGACGCCCACTGTATGGAGATGTTTTTGGTGTTCAACAACAAGACCAGCCTAACTATGAG GAGGAGCCGGTGGATAAGACGAAACACTGGGGTGATTTGGAGGAAGAAGAGGaggaggaagaggaggaagaagaagaggaggaGGAAGAAGAAATGGAAGAGGAGGAACTTGAAGATGGTACCCAATCTGTTGATAGTTTATCAAG CACTCCCACCGGCGTGGAGACACCTGATGTTATTGACCTCCGGAAGCAACAGAGAAATAAGGAGCCTGAGAGGCCTCTTTATCAA GTGCttgaagagagagaagaaaaaattGGTGCAGGATCTTTACTTGTACCTGGACACAC TTATGTGGTTGCCACTGGCGCCCAGGACAAATCGGGTGCTAAAAGG GTCGATTTGCTCAAAGGTCAGAAGTCAGATAAAGTGGATGTCACTTTACTGCCAGAAGAGTTGGAAGCCATGGAAAATGTTTTACCTGCCAA GTACGAAGAAGCAAGGGAAGAAGAGAAATTGCGTAGTCAACGAGAAGATTTCAGTGACATGGTTGCAGAG aatgagaagaagagaaaaagaaagatgcAAGAAAAGGATGGCAAGTCGAAGAAGAAGGACTTTAAGTTTTAG